A part of Fusarium graminearum PH-1 chromosome 3, whole genome shotgun sequence genomic DNA contains:
- a CDS encoding ATP-dependent RNA helicase MAK5 has protein sequence MVPPSKKRKLPAATGPATKRSKNIPKPSSSKKKSGKESRSTVEAGALSWASVGEDFGGLEVIEGVDVVKDGNRVQFLVSGDKNKSNIIDPQQEVVDGDRPFEGFGDDAVEVGDIDSGEVGSDQAGAESKKPQGKNKGKNEPKEGQEKADQETNKKQKQKQNKNKLDGKNGAGNKQDEQLVKAAQGVQKSSTRGGNTFGALADGNDYKDQEDVDMAAWVSLNLSPQIISAIAKLKFMKPTKIQKRTIPEIVAGHDVIGKAQTGSGKTLAFGIPMVERWLEMQEQGVKRTGPMSLVLSPTRELAKQLGDHLKALCDGLPSAPYVCVVTGGLSILKQQRQLEKADIVIGTPGRLWEVLSGDRALQSKFAKIRFLVVDEADRLFKVGQFKEAEDIIGALDGKSPGDDAESEEESDEEDEDDEDAARQTLVFSATFDKDLQTKLAGKGKSSGNDDEKMAYLMKCLKFRGEPKFIDVNPVSQMAEGLREGLIECGAMEKDLYLYTVLILNPGRRTLVFTNSISAVRRLTPLLTNLNLTALPLHSQMAQKARHRSLERFTASRNSILIATDVAARGLDIKEVDQVLHYHVPRSADTYIHRSGRTARGESSGISVILCAPEEVLPTRRLASKVHAVRSAGVKREHFIQTLLIDRKAASRLKPRVDLAKKIADTILAKEKAHSDDTWLRNAADELGVEYDSDDLEEINAGGGKGGRGGGRKRKEQTAKQLTKAEMGALKAQLREELSRRVNLGVSERYITGGRVDVGALLREGQQGGMFLGNTDGLGFDL, from the exons ATGGTCCCTCCGTCCAAAAAGCGCAAGCTCCCCGCCGCAACCGGTCCCGCCACAAAACGATCGAAAAACATACCCAAACCTTCaagctccaagaagaagagcggaAAGGAGTCGCGCAGTACCGTAGAAGCTGGTGCGCTTTCCTGGGCTTCAGTCGGAGAAGACTTCGGCGGACTTGAGGTCATTGAGGGCGTGGACGTTGTCAAGGATGGTAACCGAGTGCAATTCCTGGTGTCtggcgacaagaacaaaagcaatatAATCGACCCCCAACAAGAAGTTGTCGATGGCGATCGACCTTTTGAAGGGTTTGGCGACGACGCTGTGGAGGTCGGGGATATCGATTCCGGCGAAGTTGGCAGTGATCAAGCTGGCGCTGAGAGCAAGAAACCTCAAGGGAAGAATAAGGGCAAGAATGAGCCaaaagaagggcaagaaaaagcagaccaagaaaccaacaaaaagcagaaacaaaaacaaaacaagaacaaaCTGGATGGGAAGAACGGTGCCGGCAACAAACAAGACGAGCAGCTGGTCAAGGCCGCGCAAGGCGTACAAAAGTCCTCTACACGCGGGGGCAACACGTTCGGCGCGCTGGCCGATGGGAACGACtacaaagaccaagaagatgtcgacaTGGCGGCCTGGGTTTCTCTGAACTTGTCACCCCAGATAATTTCGGCCATCGCAAAGCTCAAGTTCATGAAGCCGACCAAGATTCAGAAGAGGACGATCCCCGAGATTGTGGCTGGCCATGACGTTATCGGCAAGGCGCAAACAGGTTCCGGAAAGACTCTTGCATTCGGTATTCCCATGGTGGAGCGGTGGTTGGAGATGCAGGAGCAAGGTGTTAAGAGAACGGGTCCCATGTCCTTGGTGCTTTCTCCGACCCGAGAATTGGCCAAGCAGCTGGGAGACCATCTCAAAGCGCTATGCGATGGCCTCCCTAGCGCACCGTACGTGTGTGTTGTGACAGGTGGTCTCAGTATCCTAAAGCAGCAGCGACAGCTGGAGAAGGCCGATATTGTTATTGGTACACCCGGCCGTCTTTGGGAGGTTCTTAGCGGCGACCGAGCTCTACAAAGcaagtttgccaagatcagattccttgttgtcgatgaagcGGATCGACTTTTCAAGGTTGGACAGTTCAAGGAGGCAGAAGATATTATTGGTGCTCTTGATGGAAAGAGCCCCGGTGACGACGCCGAAAGCGAGGAGGAGtcggatgaggaagacgaggatgatgaggatgctgCACGGCAGACCCTTGTCTTCTCAGCTACTTTTGACAAGGACCTCCAAACTAAGCTGGCTGGCAAGGGCAAATCTTCAGGAaatgacgacgagaagatggcgtATCTGATGAAGTGCCTCAAGTTCAGAGGCGAGCCCAAATTTATCGATGTCAACCCTGTCAGTCAGATGGCCGAAGGTCTCAGGGAGGGACTCATTGAGTGTGGTGCTATGGAAAAG GATCTCTACCTTTACACTGTTCTTATTTTAAACCCTGGTCGCCGCACTCTGGTTTTTACCAATTCCATCTCTGCTGTTCGCCGTCTTACACCCCTTCTTACGAACCTCAACCTTACAGCTCTCCCCTTGCACTCCCAAATGGCACAGAAGGCGCGTCATCGTTCTCTCGAACGCTTCACTGCTTCCCGCAACTCCATCCTTATTGCTACTGATGTTGCTGCTCGTGGTCTTGATATCAAGGAGGTTGACCAAGTCCTACATTACCACGTTCCTCGATCTGCGGATACTTACATCCACCGATCTGGTCGTACAGCTCGTGGCGAGTCCAGCGGTATTAGTGTAATCCTCTGCGCTCCTGAAGAGGTTCTTCCCACACGTCGTCTCGCAAGCAAGGTCCACGCCGTGCGCAGCGCGGGTGTCAAGAGAGAACATTTCATCCAGACTCTTCTTATTGATCGCAAGGCCGCATCGCGTCTTAAGCCTCGTGTGGAtttggccaagaagattgcTGATACGATACTTGCCAAGGAAAAGGCCCACAGCGACGATACATGGCTGCGCAATGCTGCCGATGAACTTGGCGTAGAATATGACTCCGACGACCTCGAGGAAATCAACGCGGGTGGTGGCAAGggtggtcgtggtggtggacgaaagagaaaggagcAAACAGCCAAGCAGCTCACCAAGGCGGAAATGGGTGCTCTCAAGGCTCAGTTGAGAGAGGAGCTGAGCAGGAGAGTGAACCTGGGTGTGAGCGAGAGGTATATCACAGGCGGaagagttgatgttggtgctCTATTGAGAGAAGGACAGCAAGGCGGTATGTTTTTGGGCAACACCGATGGATTGGGCTTTGACCTGTAG